The Brachypodium distachyon strain Bd21 chromosome 4, Brachypodium_distachyon_v3.0, whole genome shotgun sequence nucleotide sequence TCTGGGGGCGAGAGAAAAGCCGGAAGCTCCTCACCGGTGATCTGACGCTGAAGCTCAGCGAAGGGGTGGCTTCCCTTGAAAATGCTAACTTCACTGATAACTCCAGCTTCACCAGCACTAAGAAGTTCAGGTTGGGGCTGAGGCTTGTAAATCCTTCCGGAGAGAGAGTTCTTGAAGGAATCACTGATCCTTTTCGAGTGAAGGAGCGCAGGGTTGAGGGTATAGTTATTTGCCAGACGCTCAGATTATTCATTTCATTTAGAGCCGAGTACTGATATTCGATCATATGGACCTTACTGTTTTTTGCAGGTTTTGAAAAGCACTACCCGCCATTGCTGCACGACGAAGTTTGGCGTTTGGAAAAGATTGGCAGGAACGGGGCTTACCACCAAGCCTTGTCAAACAGTGGAATTGACACTGTGCAGAAGTTCTTACAATCTTATGTGAAGAATGAACAGAAGCTATTGCAGGTAAAGGTTCTATAGATTTCTCGCCACCTGATTTTTACATAAAACAAGCTATTGATGTTGGACTGACAGAAGATCTTTGGGTTTCTTCTCTACCTCTAGACTTTCAGCAAGATGTCCCAGGCAGCTTGGAAAAGAATCATAGGACATGCCATGACGTGCAAAGTCAGCAACAGACTCTGCTTGTATGAAATTAAGGAAAAGAACATGGAACTTTTCTTTGATGACATAGTTCAGCTTGTTGGGGTGAAATTTGGTGATTGCTACAAGCCCTTAGATCAGCTTCACCAAGCAGAGAAGGTACTGTTTTCTCACTTGCTTCAAATAGTAGAGATTTCCTCACCAATGCTTTAacgatttgtttttctttattcACAGAATTTAGTTGAGACACTGAAGCAACTGGCCTATCAGAATATGAAGGATATTCAGTATGCTCATAGGATGATCAACAATTATCCTGAACCACTTGATAATTATCACACGAAGAGTGTTTCTGGGTTGAGTAATGTTCTTTCAAACCAGAAGATGCTGAATTATGGTAAGATCTTGCCTGATCTATGAGTTCCATTCACTAGGGTGTAACAATTCATTAGGAACTTCAATGTTCAATCACCGATTTCTATTCGTTGGCAGGTAAATACAGTTTGTCTCAAGGAGATGTCCCAAATAGTCAAGGTTTTGAACCAATAGAGAGGTTCTGTTCTTTCCAACGAGGCACTGATGTAAGTAGTAATACTTCAAaccatatttatttttttgaaagggttCAAACGATAAATTATGGTAAAGCACAAGAAACATATATAGGTTACTCTAATATAGCATCATCAATTTGCAAGCAGGCTTCAGAGGATATGTCAAGATTTCTGCTGGGCCAGAGTTTGAATGGTTTTAACCATGAATTAGTCGCAAACAACTTTATTCCATATAGTTCAAGTCAAGGAATTTCATTACCTGGACCAAGAATCACACAGTTGCGTATACCAAACAACGGAAGAAGAGATTTCGATCCAGATTCTACTCGTGCTGTTGTTCATGGCAACATTCAGGCAGATCAGGTTGCTATGCAATCTGGCCAGTATGGATTTAAGCAGTCTCATTTCACTGAAGAATCATATAGTGTAAGGCTACATTTCTTGTACAAAAGTGTGGATTTTATCTTATAGATTGAAACTGGATGATTCATTCGCATATCCTTAGAGGATAAACTGAACATAATCAAATCCTTTTGCACCTGCAGAGCCTCTCGGTCAGTAGTTTATCGTCCATGGATACGTCCTTGCAGCCTCATTTCCAGCTTACAAGCATCAGTAATTACTTTGACACATTTCCTTCACTGCTAATTACTTCATCTTGATGCTGACTTACTCTGGATGACATCTGCAGGAGAGAGTTTCAGCAACCAACCTGACCTACCGTGCAATGGCCAAACAACAATGCAGCCACATCAAGTTGTCCCTTGCTTTCAGCCATCAAGAACAAACAGCTTTGACTCAGCGGAAAATGATCAGCTCGTACAGAGCTTTATTTCTCAGATTTTTAGCAGCGAAGGAGCATCAATGCCTCTTTCGCCACGTAAGTGGGTCAAGATCAAGGCAGCATTGAAGCTAGCATCTGTAGGGCGACTCTCTAGGGCCTCAAGAAGGGGTACACATAGCCCCCCAGTAAGGCCAAGGTTTGTACCAACAGTATGACCCTAGTGAACAGTATGTATAAGGGTAGTAACAGAATCAAGTGTGGATGAAAGATCCACCTGGCTGTTGTATTCCATGACATTGCTGAAGTATATACTCTTCATGCATCTGATTAGTTGAAAATAGCAGTCATGTTGTCAAATAGGCATGTTTCTTCTGTACATAATGGAGCTTGTAGTGTAATTTCTGAGAAACAATTATGTAATTTTGTTAGCAAAGAATCATTTGTTATTTATGAGCACAGGAGTCAGGACAATGTAAAAGGCTATAAATTGCCTGACTAAGCAGAAGTTTCCTCACATTCTTGCTCCTGAAGTTTTGCCTGAGATTGGCATTTTAACTTGATACATGTTAGTGAAGAAAACAAGTAAAAATGCTATAAATAGCCTGACTATCAGAAGCAACTAAGCAGAAGGTGATGTCATGGCTCATGAACAAATGGTACAACAGTAATTTCTAGTGTGGAAGATACACGTCTCAAATCCGTTCCATCCTGTTTGTCTTCTTTCTGTCCTCATGGAGATCTTCTATCTATCTTTGATATAATAAAATGATTCATCCACTGAATGTAAATCACTGGACAGTGTGGATCCTTCCAGAGAGTTTCCAGAAGATACTTCTATAAAAAGCTTTCTGTTAAAATGGATGCTGGTCCAGAGGAGGATGGTGGAAACAAAATCCACTTCACATTGATAGATTACTTTGCTATGCTGATTCTACAATTCAGAGTTCTTCCGTCTGTACCACTGAAAAGATGCTTACTGTTCCTGATCGGTGCTTTCTGAGCAGAGCTCCTGATTGGTGTCTTTTGAGCAGAACTCCTGATTGGTGTTTGTAGCCTTTTCTGTGATTGTGGTGGTGACTTGCATGCCTGATTTGTAGTCCTGAGTAGTTCAAAATCAGTACAGCAGGTTAAAGTTAGCCAATCATGTGCACAAAATAGTTTAATTTGAGGAAAAAAATGGCAGCTCAGTTCACCTCATTGCCATATTGTTAGCATTGTTTGCTTGAGGCTTCTTTTTACTTGAAAGGCCTCCATTGGAAATACCAACAACCTTCAGGCCACTCGCGGACAACATCCTTTCTCGGTCTGAGAAACTGCTAGTAGCAGCATCAAATTCATCCGAGTCTTGGCCTGGTACTGAATCAACCCTAGACCTTTGCTTCCCTGGAGTGTATCTTTGATAGAAGCAAGTCGGGAGCTGGGTGGTGAGATCAGGCTCCAGCTCTGGAATGGAATTGCCATTCTGAAATTGGTTATCAACAACTGTTGCCTTATCAACCCAACCACCTATTCCAATTTCTTTCTGGAGACCGTTGCAATTGTCAACCCAGTTAGGTGAGTTGTTCTCGACAAGGATGCCAGAGCCAGGCAAATCAAATTTTAGCTTTTTTTGCATCGGGGTGCTCCGGACcttaaaaaaggaaaaatatatattaagtTTTGCATGTCAAGTATGTTAAAAGCCTACTGATACTAGAATTTCTCTTCAGTAGGAGACCTCTAAGGCTATAATCACTTCTTTCGTCTCTGTTCTATATCTGAAACTTCTATTGATAAAAACAATGTCCACTTAATGACAAGTTATAGGATTAGGCGTCTAGATATTTCATGAATGGGTGATCActgtttctttcttcagaATATTTAGTCATTTTACCCAAGGTCATAGGCCTAGGCCTCTAGATATTTGAGTGCATCAGTGATGCATGTCCCTTTCTTCAGAATATTTAGTCATTTTCCTCAAGGTTGTAGCCACAACTAAAATCTGTAAAAAGAAGTatattttttcagttttccAATAGAAGAGCTCGCATGAGCTGGAAAAGAATTACCTCTAGGTTACCAACTTCTTCCATTGGCTGTCTGTTTTTGGGGAATGCAGGTGTTGCATTGCCTCTGCTAATTCTACATATGTTTGGGCTTGAATGTGTGCTCGGAATGTTTTCTGGTTCTCCTTCCTTCTTAGCCAATGCTGCCTTGAGGCAAGCAATCTGAAATGAGCAAAAATAACAGAAGTTCTTATACATCTCAATGGTAGTGGCGCCAATAGCTAATTCACAGAAACCAGAAATCAGGAATAAGCAAACACCTGTTCTTTCAGCTCTCTAACCTCACCACCTTCCTTATTTGCTTTTGCGGTGCCAAGCTCAACAGAGGCAACTCGCTCAGCAAATTTCAAGGTGCTTATTGTCTCATTCACGGCTTCTGGTTCCGGGCTTACGTGCACAAACATCAGTGTTTTTGCTTGTCCTCCTGAACATTGCAAATGGATATTTATCCCAGAGATTGTAGTACTAACAAAGTGATAAGTTAGGATTTTGACTTTGCAGACTACCTAGAGAATCTTGCAAAAGCTGGGTAAGCTTGCTGTTTCGGTAAGGGACATGCGAGTTTTTCAGGGCAAGAGACGCAATCACATCTCCTAGTGCTGAAAGTGACTTGTTTATGTACAGTGCCTCCTTCAGTCTATCTCCTACAACTTCAGATTTTTCTACTCTTTCACTACCGGCTAGATCCACAAGATGCATGCAACCTCTCAAAGTTGCCCCAGATGTCATGTCACGTCCTTGGACATGAACAGTCAGGCAACTGCACATAAGTTTCAGTCATTAGTAATTGAGTACAGAGCTAAAATATACAGGTAAGAAATTCTCAGTATGAACAAGGTGTGTCATGCCACACCTATGGGAGCGGCTGCTTCTGTCATTGATGGCTGTTGAACCTACTGCACGATTCTTTTGGCCTTGATTCATCAACTCAACAACATCAGAGGTTGATGTGACAGGAACTAAGCTTGCATCTGGAACAGCAAGCCCTTTCAGTGAAGTATTTCTAATTTCTAATGTAGCTCAAAGTTAAGGAGATTCAAGACATTTTCCGAAAAACTAAGATCAAAGGAAACATCGGAGAATTTTCTAGTGTAGAAAGGATATCTTCTGTTTCCTTTATCCTGAAGGAGATCCCTCACTTGCTCGTTGTAGATCTCAATCATCTGCACAGAAATTTCATAATTGATTGTCCCCTTTCTCTGTGCTTGAAGATTAAATAAGTCATTTAATGCTCTGTAATTAACACCAATGCTTTCCTCCTTCAGTACATCTGGTCCACTCTGCGTAACATCACAAAAATGAAatcagcttcttctttttccttaaGCATATTGAGATGTTTTCTTAGCAAACCTTATTACCATTGTATAGGTCTTCCCTGATCCAGTTTGGCCATAAGCAAATATGCAAACATTGAAACCATCAAGAACTGAACGAATTAAAGGTTGCATATCTGAGAAGACCTCCCCTGCATTAATAAAAGGAAAGCATGAGATTCCATCCTCAAGAAAGTTGAGCTAATTGGGAGTAAGTTATATAACCTTGAGTGGCTGCCGGGCCAAAGACCTTGTTGAAAGTAAAAGATTTGCTCCCATCTTTTCCATACTTTGTGGGAGGGATTATAGTGATAGTTCTTTCTTCCATTCTAGCAATACTGCTTGAGGAACTTGCTTGTCCAGATAGAAAAGGCCTCACTCGACAATATACTCTAATATTTCCTAGataaatgaaaacaaaatttacGATGTAGACTATTATCCTTAATATATTGTTCCTTCAGTGCCCAAAATAGTACCTTTGAGATCCTGTATTTGGTTGTACAACTTGCGGTTATCCTCGAGAACTTTATGGTAGCCAGAAGCCGCGCTGGAGAGGATGTTTAGATGCTTTCCTGTTACAATATAGTAAATAATATGGTGTTTCTTAAATGCATCTGGAGAAAAAATATAGATGCCGAAATTAATTATAGGTTACCAATTTTAGTAAAATCTTCGGAGTACTGTAATCTCAATTGTTCCATTCCAGACTTGACAGAAGAAAGGTTATTTCTCAGTTCCTACAGGGATCATAATGATGATTGATGGATGTGAGGGGGTTAGTCAAGATCAAATAATAAAAATCGACCAACAGGCACTGGTGGGCAGCCTGGAACGTTTGGGCTCGGCAAGCACAGGTGCTTCTGCTCAGTTTCAAGATCAAAAGAAcgtcaaataaaatgaactaCCTGGATATgtttctgttgtagatcacATTTTATTTCTGCCCCAGATTGGAACTGTTGATCTGTACAACCACCATTCAGAACTACAGAGCCGACATCTTTCTTCATCTTCAAGCAA carries:
- the LOC100832263 gene encoding calmodulin-binding protein 60 D, translated to MASSKRLLPWSGDDEATGDGGELSRPSKRWRSLVMQVRGRTGTMEGGVFGFREIVGEEFMTMLLPFFGHMVQRVVSEEVEKAMFRHFHAQAAPPRLLIGRSQRPTYQLMFLNGLKPVYTMMKLEAKDGSALKVALVEKLENDQTRIVRSGHLCSVRVEVVVLHGNFNAKNEECWTPEEFSKHIVWGREKSRKLLTGDLTLKLSEGVASLENANFTDNSSFTSTKKFRLGLRLVNPSGERVLEGITDPFRVKERRVEGFEKHYPPLLHDEVWRLEKIGRNGAYHQALSNSGIDTVQKFLQSYVKNEQKLLQTFSKMSQAAWKRIIGHAMTCKVSNRLCLYEIKEKNMELFFDDIVQLVGVKFGDCYKPLDQLHQAEKNLVETLKQLAYQNMKDIQYAHRMINNYPEPLDNYHTKSVSGLSNVLSNQKMLNYGKYSLSQGDVPNSQGFEPIERFCSFQRGTDASEDMSRFLLGQSLNGFNHELVANNFIPYSSSQGISLPGPRITQLRIPNNGRRDFDPDSTRAVVHGNIQADQVAMQSGQYGFKQSHFTEESYSSLSVSSLSSMDTSLQPHFQLTSIRESFSNQPDLPCNGQTTMQPHQVVPCFQPSRTNSFDSAENDQLVQSFISQIFSSEGASMPLSPRKWVKIKAALKLASVGRLSRASRRGTHSPPVRPRFVPTV
- the LOC100832573 gene encoding kinesin-like protein KIN-14Q, which produces MAAEMVPAVAESGSGMLRNHGCARDIDVSTRRAEEAAIRRHDAASWLRKTVGIVCARDLPEEPSEEEFRLGMRNGIVLCNALNKVQPSAIPKIVEAPADTVVPTDGSALCAYQYFENLRNFLVTVQDLGLPTFELSDLEKGGKGVRVVDCVLSLKSFSENKTVGRQTPCKYGGNLKPSTSGKYFILKNSDAFMNKLIRSHTAEPIQNIFSAEQNIATDRCLESTEMATPDSLGMLVRTLLLDKKPEEVPLVVESLLSTVIKEYECQVSNQHLMKCISDPKGTGPFSTPDTLALDQTSNSNRIKMDEEELSCLKMKKDVGSVVLNGGCTDQQFQSGAEIKCDLQQKHIQELRNNLSSVKSGMEQLRLQYSEDFTKIGKHLNILSSAASGYHKVLEDNRKLYNQIQDLKGNIRVYCRVRPFLSGQASSSSSIARMEERTITIIPPTKYGKDGSKSFTFNKVFGPAATQGEVFSDMQPLIRSVLDGFNVCIFAYGQTGSGKTYTMSGPDVLKEESIGVNYRALNDLFNLQAQRKGTINYEISVQMIEIYNEQVRDLLQDKGNRRLEIRNTSLKGLAVPDASLVPVTSTSDVVELMNQGQKNRAVGSTAINDRSSRSHSCLTVHVQGRDMTSGATLRGCMHLVDLAGSERVEKSEVVGDRLKEALYINKSLSALGDVIASLALKNSHVPYRNSKLTQLLQDSLGGQAKTLMFVHVSPEPEAVNETISTLKFAERVASVELGTAKANKEGGEVRELKEQIACLKAALAKKEGEPENIPSTHSSPNICRISRGNATPAFPKNRQPMEEVGNLEVRSTPMQKKLKFDLPGSGILVENNSPNWVDNCNGLQKEIGIGGWVDKATVVDNQFQNGNSIPELEPDLTTQLPTCFYQRYTPGKQRSRVDSVPGQDSDEFDAATSSFSDRERMLSASGLKVVGISNGGLSSKKKPQANNANNMAMRTTNQACKSPPQSQKRLQTPIRSSAQKTPIRSSAQKAPIRNSKHLFSGTDGRTLNCRISIAK